A DNA window from Dama dama isolate Ldn47 chromosome 19, ASM3311817v1, whole genome shotgun sequence contains the following coding sequences:
- the QTRT2 gene encoding queuine tRNA-ribosyltransferase accessory subunit 2 has product MKLNLTKVVNGCRLGKIKNLGKTGNHTMDIPGCLLYTKAGSAPHLTHHTLHKIHGVPAMAQLTLSSLAEHHEVLAEYKEGAGKFIGMPESLLYCSLHDPVSPCPAGYVTNKSVSVWGVGGRVEMTASKFMAIQQALQPDWFQCLSDGEATCDEATSIKRARKSVDRSLLFLDNCLKLQEESEVLQKSSIIGVIEGGDVMEERLRSARETAKRPVGGFLLDGFQGNPATLETRLHLLSSVTAELPEDKPRLICGVSRPDEVLECIERGVDLFESFFPYQVTERGCALTFSFDYQPNPEETLLQQDGTQEEIKYVDQTKKSKTTSCNREMTSFEINLKEKKYQEDFSPLVRGCSCYCCKNHTRAYVHHLLVTNELLAGVLLMMHNFEHYFGFFHSIREALKSDRLAQLKELIRQQAS; this is encoded by the exons ATGAAGCTAAATCTTACCAAGGTGGTTAATGGCTGTCGCCTcggaaaaataaaaaaccttggCAAAACAGGGAACCACACCATGGACATCCCAGGCTGCCTTCTATACACCAAGGCTGGCTCCGCCCCTCACCTGACCCATCACACGCTGCATAAAATCCACGGGGTTCCTGCCATGGCTCAGCTTACACTATCTTCACT gGCAGAACATCATGAAGTCTTGGCAGAATATAAGGAAGGAGCTGGAAAGTTTATAG GCATGCCAGAATCGCTCTTGTACTGTTCCCTGCATGATCCAGTCAGCCCTTGCCCAGCTGGTTATGTAACAAATAAG TCAGTGTCGGTGTGGGGTGTTGGAGGACGAGTAGAAATGACTGCCTCCAAGTTCATGGCCATTCAGCAGGCCCTTCAGCCAGACTGGTTCCAGTGCCTTTCGGATGGAGAGGCAACTTGCGATGAAGCAACTTCCATAAAAAGAGCCAGAAAGTCTGTTGACCGATCACTTCTCTTCCTGGATAATTGTCTGAAGCTACAGGAAGAGTCAGAG GTCCTCCAGAAAAGTTCGATCATTGGAGTGATCGAAGGTGGAGACGTGATGGAGGAGAGGCTGAGGTCGGCTCGAGAAACAGCCAAGCGGCCTGTTGGCGGCTTCCTTCTGGATGGCTTTCAGGGGAATCCAGCAACCCTGGAGACTAGACTGCACTTGCTGTCATCAGTCACTGCAGAGCTGCCGGAAGACAAACCAAG GCTCATCTGTGGTGTTAGCCGGCCAGATGAGGTGCTCGAGTGTATTGAAAGAGGAGTGGACTTATTTGAGAGTTTTTTCCCTTATCAAGTGACAGAGCGGGGATGTGCCCTGACTTTCAGCTTTGATTACCAGCCGAATCCTGAAGAGACAT TATTACAACAAGATGGaacacaggaagaaataaaatatgtggatcaaacaaagaaaagtaaaacaacCAGTTGCAACCGAGAAATGACATCATTTGAAAttaatctgaaggaaaaaaa GTACCAGGAGGACTTCAGTCCTCTCGTGAGAGGGTGTTCCTGTTATTGCTGTAAGAACCACACTCGTGCGTACGTCCACCATCTGCTGGTGACGAACGAGCTATTGGCTGGTGTCCTGCTTATGATGCACAACTTTGAACACTACTTTGGATTTTTCCACTCCATCCGGGAAGCACTGAAAAGTGACAGACTGGCTCAGTTGAAAGAGCTCATCCGCCAGCAAGCCTCCTGA